CCCTCCCTGCTGTGCACCACACACTTAGACTGTCATGTGCCCACTTCGGCCTCCCCAAGGCCCGGCAAACGATTGCCAAGTCTCCCGAGAGAAACCATAGAtcaggaggaggtggttgatggtTTCCTCACCTTGTGCACAAAACGGGCAGACATCCTGATGGGGAAGAACCTACACTTCAGAGGTGCTCCCAACTTCCACGTGAATTCTACCATTGGTGCAACATCCCTTCCCCAGAAAACTTAGCAACATAAGCCGAACGCGCCGAGAACGTGTCATCCTTCTCCCAAGCCCAGGAGATGGTGTCCAttgtgtttctttttctttttcgtggTTTCTGTGCAGGTAAAAGAATCCGTAAAATACTACTCATATAAAAACAAATACCCTAAAACCTGCCAATTTGAGAGCATTCTAGCACTTCCTTCAAAAACCTTTATAACCCTAAACATATCTATAGTTCGAGAACTTAAACCCATCTAGACATTCTCTCAAATCCTCTTTTAGCTCCTTAAAATTGGCGTGTCGCCCTCAACCGCTAGCTCAGGTGAGTGCGAGTTGAAAGCGGTGGACAAGACGACAGCAACATGCTCGGGCGACGTGGGaaccatgtgaaggaaatatgccctagaggcaataataaagttgttatttatatttccttatatcatgataaatgtttattattcatgctagaattgtactaaccggaaacttagtacatgtgtgaatacatagacaaacagaatgtccctagtgtgcctctactagactagctcgttaatcaaagatggttaagtttcctgaccatagacatatgttgtcatttgatcaacgggatcacatcattagagaatgatgtgatggacaagacccatccgttaccttagcataatgatcgtttagttttattgttattgctttcttcatgacttatacatattcctctgactatgagattatgcaactcccgaataccggagaaacactttgtgtgctatcaaacgtcacaacgtaactttggtgattataaagatgctctacaggtgtctccgatggtgtttgttgagttggcatagatcgagattaggatttgtcactctgtgtatcagagaggtatctctgggccctctcggtaatgcacatcactataagccttgcaagcaatgtgactaatgagttagttacgggataatgcattacggaacgagtaaagagatttgccggtaaagACACTCCCTCCACTTCTCGCACGACTCGATCCTGGAGAACACGTGAAGGGACTTGAACTCTTGGTCGTTGTTGTCCTTGCGAAACATGTTGAACATCCGAACCATCTGCACAGCCTAAGAACAACTGTCGGCGAAGTACACGGCGAAAGAACTGAGCCGGCGACTGGCCATACCTGACCCTCGACGTTGGCGCCGctttccgggcgagccgcgacctcctctaGGATCCCATGCCACTTGTTGCAGGCCGCCTGGCTGGTCGCCCAATGGTTCGTCATGGCCTTCTCGCCGCGATCCATGTGGATGTTGGCGAAGTCGGGGTCGACCGACTTGCGCTCGTCGAATGGCGGGAGCGGTGTGGGAGAAGAGGGGAAGCCTGTTTGTCGCTGACAGCGCGGGCACACGCGCATTTTCGCTTCAGCTGGCGCCCCCCGGTGCGCCGGGTTCAACCTGGGTTCGCCGGTTgttatttcggcccaaaccggcgataAACAACGATCTAAGGGCGCGACTAGGCCAATTTTTCACCACCGGCGCTAAGAAAGACGTCCTgaggggctggggggggggggggggaggtaatGCTCTAAGTCTAACATCATTGGACATCATTGGGCTAGTGTGATTGACAAAAAACGATGAGTTGCCATGTAGCAAAGCGCAGGCACAAATATTGTTGTTGTGAGCAATTTACTCAGATCCAAGAGAAAGCTCCCACGCACGCCGTTACCGCCGCCACCACCATGCCCATGGACCCTCCCGATGAGTTCCGCCGCCCCTTCTGGGTCCTCCTCCACATCCATGCCTACGCCCGCCGTAGTCGCAAGAGCGCCGCCGCCGAGGGCCGCGGGAGGAACAACGAGATACTGCGCGCTTCCCTCCTCCCCAATCACCCGCCGCACCCCTCCAATCTGTACCTGTACCGCAAGAATGGCCCTTTCGGAGATACGCCCTGCGTGCTCTCCATGGTGGACAGCCTCATCCTCTTCCACGCATACACCGGGCCCGAGCTCCGCTTCCCCCCAGCACGGCTGTGCGACTTCTTCGTCTACCGGGCTGACCCCAACGAGCCGTCTCTCAAGCTACTGCCGCATCCTCCATGTTCCGTCGACAGGGACGATCCGTTCGGCATCTTCCCCCGAGGGGACAAGCACTACACCATCGCATCGCTGGTACCGAGCATATCCTCCGCCTACGATCACGTACTCCACCTGTTCGACTCCGAGACCCAGATTTGGAGCAGAAAAGATCTGATTGTTGCGTCGCCACAGGCGAACTTTCCGGTTGATGCCCCCGTCAGCACTAAGCAGATCTTATCCCAACACCATACATCCACCTTGATCACTCTTGGAGGCACCATTGCCTGGGTTGACCTCTGGCGCGGCATAGTTTTCTGCGACATGCTGTCAGAGCATCATGCGCTCAGCGGTGTTCCACTGCCACTGCCACTGACCCTAGGACCTGCAAGGCATTACCGTGGTATCGCTTTGCTTGGTGGATGCATCAGGCTCGTTGAGGTGGATTCTGAGATCGTTGATCTCCCGGGCACTTGTGATGGAGAAACCGGGTGGCCTATTGGCCGAACAGAGAACTGGACGATCACCACTTGGATCAACAAGAGCGACAAGGGCGAGCGTAATTCTTATGCTGCTTGGGACAAGGTGACCACGCTTCGAGGCTCCGACATCATCCTCGGTGACCACTCCGTGAAGCTGCCGATAGGCCTGCAGAACCTTTTTGTTTCTGACCCAGCTATTAGCAtggatgacggtgatggtgatgttgtTTACCTGACGGCCAGGCAGAAATATATGCATCCCAAGTCGTGGGTTCTTGCTGTTGATACGAGGAATCGCAAGGTGCAAAATATAGCTTACTCTGGCCATCTTCCTGCCGGA
This region of Triticum aestivum cultivar Chinese Spring chromosome 2D, IWGSC CS RefSeq v2.1, whole genome shotgun sequence genomic DNA includes:
- the LOC123049750 gene encoding uncharacterized protein, which codes for MPMDPPDEFRRPFWVLLHIHAYARRSRKSAAAEGRGRNNEILRASLLPNHPPHPSNLYLYRKNGPFGDTPCVLSMVDSLILFHAYTGPELRFPPARLCDFFVYRADPNEPSLKLLPHPPCSVDRDDPFGIFPRGDKHYTIASLVPSISSAYDHVLHLFDSETQIWSRKDLIVASPQANFPVDAPVSTKQILSQHHTSTLITLGGTIAWVDLWRGIVFCDMLSEHHALSGVPLPLPLTLGPARHYRGIALLGGCIRLVEVDSEIVDLPGTCDGETGWPIGRTENWTITTWINKSDKGERNSYAAWDKVTTLRGSDIILGDHSVKLPIGLQNLFVSDPAISMDDGDGDVVYLTARQKYMHPKSWVLAVDTRNRKVQNIAYSGHLPAGMPRIDGNYCTCSISN